A genomic window from Pocillopora verrucosa isolate sample1 chromosome 7, ASM3666991v2, whole genome shotgun sequence includes:
- the LOC131780334 gene encoding centrosomal protein of 170 kDa protein B isoform X2 has translation MNTAGEWGLLSPDGTLHKLCEPNFFVGRDDQMDLTLKSRSVDKQHAVITVNTQNKEYKLHDLGTLNGTFVNDSRVKQHPVDLKLRDNIRFGYDSNTFRVEPLPYRNGHSVLSDGKHYERQQLDENEHSMETPPSERKLSIQSAAQQTNSDEDGCRSGTPDQDVLVYHGVPSPHSPHSPHSQYHPPYPHYPYMTPMYHHPPPVMCHCPSCAGHRSPVHSPHGGAPMGRFVHHQMGSHTNWAHGPAAVTGFQVRPRIQRPLSVPAEKHDMLVKGSPLYGQPPWWGWGSSDDEIYNYPNTATILESGDDQQPLALRKKKLSKKDALEMAQRRHSIGTVSVLSESRARIVTTRTSKNPELDKAMKQREEFVVFQKRSSLPGPGHNEQLSPVFENSTSRDWQLPNALHEPGELDSTSSVENSSGDGSEVHPRLGSSYEVPYIPDYDELPERPVSLKSDKGKIASQDASRKGSSEKQERIARKKPTSKVKKKIVSTDVPAKNGKALSGSRKHSSDTSESEYEPTSHPSRRSGLAAVASPSSIGVFGLTEVTLDESDRQEALSPAPLPSWVKQWTNSTNDRENASVYPVEVIDSSSTAEESAGSSAMSSSSHIPVPIESENSAPCFIEDKSKPIKSISSSSLSRPRSATSRTASPGVLRSQSMSAANMSSSPKSASSPRVARSKTMSAVVRRSYPTTANELEKKPVDNARGRAVISSTSDDSDVESSDASQTRQTKESRRKSDESDKKGVQLIPEKEGKRPLSAPRPNKTAMLRAYNSREAVKNSGVKSKTAVSAKARTAKSSSPNNGNSSESSPSARVWSPSVKRSTKSSSGDSIREEEENGTNCSSPASDDVTQEAIDQVFSSGSVQQLPESLIMKRDDNVNKTFVLDDGNEDNSVSSPEDTSIQAWVGEAASGENVLECNGVVTKNTAPMSPSREEPTEIKLETTNTKGISLRSKLIPFAPFLENQSYTPPVSDLPFEPPSDSADDTSGRSRCSTAESRPISPESAVSTAPAASPSPPLTPNSAAKKTFDFKGGATSSQSRRQWGVTDKPVEDLMLSSIHAFSVELRLASESVLGKVKTLYDGSEELNGTARSRTDSDAKQESKSAIPDWKSSHAEIAGIFRNLRKVELRLRTMEQALSIMCVAAQRDPNQSFQERKISMVETSSLASGQKWREFKIKARRNSWAVEHRSQFPVPPAESDEEDEDTS, from the exons ATGAATACAGCTGGTGAGTGGGGCCTTCTGAGTCCTGATGGCACACTGCACAAGCTATGTGAGCCAAATTTTTTTGTGGGAAGGGATGATCAGATGGATTTGACGCTGAAG tcaaGAAGTGTGGATAAGCAGCATGCTGTGATCACAGTGAATACACAGAACAAAGAGTACAAGTTACATGATCTTGGAACTTTGAATGGT ACATTTGTAAATGATTCAAGAGTAAAACAGCATCCAGTTGACTTGAAGCTAAGAGACAACATTCGTTTTGGATATGA CTCAAATACCTTTCGTGTGGAGCCACTTCCTTACAGAAATGGGCACTCAGTTCTCAGTGATGGCAAACATTATGAGAGACAGCAACTTGACGAAAATGAACATTCAATGGAAACA ccccCTTCTGAGAGGAAACTCTCTATCCAATCAGCTGCTCAGCAAACTAATTCAGATGAGGATGGTTGTCGTTCTGGAACCCCAGACCAAGATGTTCTTGTGTACCAT ggtGTTCCTTCGCCTCACTCGCCCCACTCTCCTCACTCTCAATACCACCCTCCCTACCCCCACTATCCTTACATGACGCCAATGTATCACCACCCTCCCCCTGTGATGTGTCATTGCCCGTCATGCGCTGGACATAGGTCACCAGTCCACTCCCCCCATGGTGGTGCCCCTATGGGAAGGTTTGTTCATCATCAGATGGGGTCACATACAAACTGGGCCCACGGGCCGGCAGCTGTAACAGGATTTCAAGTCAG aCCGAGAATACAAAGGCCCTTATCTG TCCCTGCTGAGAAACATGACATGTTAGTAAAGGGCAGTCCCTTGTATGGACAGCCTCCGTGGTGGGGCTGGGGCTCATCAGACGACGAGATCTACAATTACCCAAACACTGCCACAATTCTGGAGAGCGGCGACGATCAGCAGCCTCTTGCTCTGAGAAAGAAGAAACTCTCTAAGAAAGACGCGCTGGAAATGGCGCAAAGGAGGCACAGCATTGGGACTGTATCGGTGTTGTCTGAGTCCAGAGCACGGATTGTCACAACAAGGACTTCTAAAAACCCCGAGCTGGACAAGGCGATGAAGCAACGAGAGGAATTTGTTGTCTTTCAGAAGAGGTCTTCTCTACCAGGGCCGGGTCATAACGAGCAGTTATCTCCCGTGTTTGAAAATTCTACCAGTAGAGACTGGCAATTACCAAATGCGCTTCACGAGCCGGGAGAGCTTGATTCGACGTCTTCGGTGGAGAATTCTTCGGGTGACGGAAGCGAAGTGCACCCTAGACTCGGGTCTTCTTACGAAGTTCCTTACATACCGGACTATGATGAACTTCCAGAAAGGCCTGTAAGTCTGAAAAGCGATAAAGGTAAAATAGCATCCCAGGATGCTTCACGGAAGGGTTCATCAGAGAAGCAAGAGAGAATCGCGAGGAAAAAACCTACCagtaaagttaaaaagaaaattgtttccaCTGATGTCCCGGCAAAGAACGGAAAAGCATTGTCAG GCTCCAGAAAACATTCAAGTGATACCAGTGAGTCTGAGTACGAGCCGACCTCACACCCTTCACGTCGATCGGGATTAGCAGCTGTCGCTTCCCCTTCTTCCATTGGTGTGTTTGGTCTGACGGAGGTGACTCTCGATGAATCCGATAGACAAGAG GCACTATCGCCAGCCCCCCTTCCAAGTTGGGTAAAACAGTGGACGAATTCTACAAACGATCGTG AGAACGCTTCAGTTTATCCAGTTGAGGTCATCGATTCATCTAGTACGGCTGAAGAGTCTGCGGGAAGCAGTGCCATGTCTTCTTCGAGTCACATTCCAGTTCCTATAGAATCTGAAAACTCCG CTCCATGTTTTATAGAAGACAAGTCCAAACCCATCAAGAGCATTTCGTCATCGAGTCTAAGCAGACCAAGGTCGGCAACATCGAGAACGGCATCG CCTGGTGTATTACGAAGCCAAAGCATGTCTGCTGCTAATATGTCCTCCTCTCCGAAGTCTGCGTCCTCCCCGAGAGTGGCGCGGAGCAAGACCATGTCTGCTGTCGTGCGGCGGTCGTACCCGACTACTGCCAACGAATTAGAGAAGAAACCAGTTGACAACGCTAGAGGAAGGGCTGTGATAAGCAGTACTTCAGATGATAGCGATGTGGAATCAAGCGACGCTTCCCAGACGAGACAGACTAAAGAATCGCGAAGGAAGAGCGACGAGTCCGATAAGAAGGGAGTTCAACTTATTCCTGAAAAGGAGGGGAAGCGACCGCTGTCGGCCCCCCGCCCCAACAAGACAGCTATGTTGAGAGCGTACAACAGCCGAGAAGCTGTGAAGAACAGTGGGGTTAAGAGCAAGACTGCAGTATCGGCGAAAGCGAGGACTGCTAAGAGCTCATCGCCGAACAATGGAAATTCAAGTGAATCTTCGCCGTCTGCGAGAGTGTGGAGTCCAAGTGTGAAAAGATCAACAAAGTCCTCTTCGGGCGATAGTATCCGTGAGGAAGAGGAGAATGGTACCAATTGTAGCTCGCCAGCAAGCGATGACGTCACACAGGAGGCGATAGACCAGGTTTTTTCTTCAGGCTCAGTCCAGCAACTTCCAGAGTCGCTTATAATGAAGCGGGATGATAATGTTAACAAGACTTTTGTGCTCG ATGACGGTAATGAGGACAATTCTGTTTCATCTCCCGAAGACACGTCCATACAAGCATGGGTCGGCGAAGCAGCCAGTGGTGAAAACGTTCTTGAGTGTAATGGCGTCGTCACGAAAAACACTGCACCGATGTCTCCGTCTCGTGAAGAACCAACGGAGATAAAACTTGAAACAACCAACACTAAAGGAATCAGCTTGCGTAGTAAGCTTATACCATTTGCACCCTTCTTGGAAAACCAGTCATATACGCCCCCCGTGTCTGATCTTCCTTTTGAACCTCCCAGTGATTCAGCCGACGACACATCCGGGAGGTCTCGTTGTTCTACAGCAGAGAGTAGGCCTATTTCGCCGGAGTCAGCGGTTTCGACCGCACCTGCTGCCTCCCCCTCGCCACCTTTGACTCCGAACTCTgcagcaaagaaaacatttgattttaagGGGGGAGCAACATCTTCGCAAAGCAGGAGGCAGTGGGGTGTCACTGATAAG CCTGTTGAGGATCTGATGTTGTCCTCAATTCACGCATTCTCCGTAGAGTTACGGCTAGCTTCGGAGTCCGTGCTTGGCAAAGTGAA AACTCTGTACGATGGAAGCGAGGAGCTAAACGGCACTGCAAGGTCAAGGACGGATTCTGACGCAAAACAGGAATCCAAGAGTGCCATTCCAGATTGGAAGAGCTCTCACGCG GAGATAGCTGGGATATTTCGAAACTTGCGAAAGGTTGAGCTTCGCCTTCGCA CGATGGAGCAGGCCTTATCCATCATGTGTGTCGCAGCTCAACGGGACCCTAATCAG TCTTTCCAAGAGAGGAAGATTTCAATGGTGGAAACGTCTAGCCTGG CCTCAGGCCAAAAATGGAGAGAGTTTAAAATCAAGGCTCGCCGGAATTCTTGGGCAGTGGAACACAGAAGCCAGTTCCCAGTTCCACCGGCGGAATCTGACGAGGAGGACGAGGACACTTCGTGA
- the LOC131780334 gene encoding serine-rich adhesin for platelets isoform X6: MFLFCVRVSCQEKILYGPKWISIEETSTLCDVLRCATGDKYVSRKLKVVVASEKSLRDLSFVKLGLPVVILDKNDKKIVSFLLKPEGVAGVPPSERKLSIQSAAQQTNSDEDGCRSGTPDQDVLVYHGVPSPHSPHSPHSQYHPPYPHYPYMTPMYHHPPPVMCHCPSCAGHRSPVHSPHGGAPMGRFVHHQMGSHTNWAHGPAAVTGFQVRPRIQRPLSVPAEKHDMLVKGSPLYGQPPWWGWGSSDDEIYNYPNTATILESGDDQQPLALRKKKLSKKDALEMAQRRHSIGTVSVLSESRARIVTTRTSKNPELDKAMKQREEFVVFQKRSSLPGPGHNEQLSPVFENSTSRDWQLPNALHEPGELDSTSSVENSSGDGSEVHPRLGSSYEVPYIPDYDELPERPVSLKSDKGKIASQDASRKGSSEKQERIARKKPTSKVKKKIVSTDVPAKNGKALSGSRKHSSDTSESEYEPTSHPSRRSGLAAVASPSSIGVFGLTEVTLDESDRQEALSPAPLPSWVKQWTNSTNDRENASVYPVEVIDSSSTAEESAGSSAMSSSSHIPVPIESENSEDKSKPIKSISSSSLSRPRSATSRTASPGVLRSQSMSAANMSSSPKSASSPRVARSKTMSAVVRRSYPTTANELEKKPVDNARGRAVISSTSDDSDVESSDASQTRQTKESRRKSDESDKKGVQLIPEKEGKRPLSAPRPNKTAMLRAYNSREAVKNSGVKSKTAVSAKARTAKSSSPNNGNSSESSPSARVWSPSVKRSTKSSSGDSIREEEENGTNCSSPASDDVTQEAIDQVFSSGSVQQLPESLIMKRDDNVNKTFVLDDGNEDNSVSSPEDTSIQAWVGEAASGENVLECNGVVTKNTAPMSPSREEPTEIKLETTNTKGISLRSKLIPFAPFLENQSYTPPVSDLPFEPPSDSADDTSGRSRCSTAESRPISPESAVSTAPAASPSPPLTPNSAAKKTFDFKGGATSSQSRRQWGVTDKPVEDLMLSSIHAFSVELRLASESVLGKVKTLYDGSEELNGTARSRTDSDAKQESKSAIPDWKSSHAEIAGIFRNLRKVELRLRTMEQALSIMCVAAQRDPNQSFQERKISMVETSSLASGQKWREFKIKARRNSWAVEHRSQFPVPPAESDEEDEDTS; encoded by the exons ATGTTTTTGTTCTGTGTGAGAGTATCATGCCAAGAGAAGATTCTTTATGGACCTAAATGGATCTCAATTGAGGAGACAAGCACACTCTGTGATGTTTTACGTTGTGCTACAGGAGATAAATATGTTTCAAGGAAACTCAAAGTTGTGGTGGCCAGTGAGAAGTCTTTGAGGGATCTTTCTTTTGTGAAGCTGGGTCTTCCAGTGGTGATTTTGGATAAAAATGACAAGAAGATTGTAAGCTTTCTGTTGAAACCTGAAGGAGTTGCTGGTGTG ccccCTTCTGAGAGGAAACTCTCTATCCAATCAGCTGCTCAGCAAACTAATTCAGATGAGGATGGTTGTCGTTCTGGAACCCCAGACCAAGATGTTCTTGTGTACCAT ggtGTTCCTTCGCCTCACTCGCCCCACTCTCCTCACTCTCAATACCACCCTCCCTACCCCCACTATCCTTACATGACGCCAATGTATCACCACCCTCCCCCTGTGATGTGTCATTGCCCGTCATGCGCTGGACATAGGTCACCAGTCCACTCCCCCCATGGTGGTGCCCCTATGGGAAGGTTTGTTCATCATCAGATGGGGTCACATACAAACTGGGCCCACGGGCCGGCAGCTGTAACAGGATTTCAAGTCAG aCCGAGAATACAAAGGCCCTTATCTG TCCCTGCTGAGAAACATGACATGTTAGTAAAGGGCAGTCCCTTGTATGGACAGCCTCCGTGGTGGGGCTGGGGCTCATCAGACGACGAGATCTACAATTACCCAAACACTGCCACAATTCTGGAGAGCGGCGACGATCAGCAGCCTCTTGCTCTGAGAAAGAAGAAACTCTCTAAGAAAGACGCGCTGGAAATGGCGCAAAGGAGGCACAGCATTGGGACTGTATCGGTGTTGTCTGAGTCCAGAGCACGGATTGTCACAACAAGGACTTCTAAAAACCCCGAGCTGGACAAGGCGATGAAGCAACGAGAGGAATTTGTTGTCTTTCAGAAGAGGTCTTCTCTACCAGGGCCGGGTCATAACGAGCAGTTATCTCCCGTGTTTGAAAATTCTACCAGTAGAGACTGGCAATTACCAAATGCGCTTCACGAGCCGGGAGAGCTTGATTCGACGTCTTCGGTGGAGAATTCTTCGGGTGACGGAAGCGAAGTGCACCCTAGACTCGGGTCTTCTTACGAAGTTCCTTACATACCGGACTATGATGAACTTCCAGAAAGGCCTGTAAGTCTGAAAAGCGATAAAGGTAAAATAGCATCCCAGGATGCTTCACGGAAGGGTTCATCAGAGAAGCAAGAGAGAATCGCGAGGAAAAAACCTACCagtaaagttaaaaagaaaattgtttccaCTGATGTCCCGGCAAAGAACGGAAAAGCATTGTCAG GCTCCAGAAAACATTCAAGTGATACCAGTGAGTCTGAGTACGAGCCGACCTCACACCCTTCACGTCGATCGGGATTAGCAGCTGTCGCTTCCCCTTCTTCCATTGGTGTGTTTGGTCTGACGGAGGTGACTCTCGATGAATCCGATAGACAAGAG GCACTATCGCCAGCCCCCCTTCCAAGTTGGGTAAAACAGTGGACGAATTCTACAAACGATCGTG AGAACGCTTCAGTTTATCCAGTTGAGGTCATCGATTCATCTAGTACGGCTGAAGAGTCTGCGGGAAGCAGTGCCATGTCTTCTTCGAGTCACATTCCAGTTCCTATAGAATCTGAAAACTCCG AAGACAAGTCCAAACCCATCAAGAGCATTTCGTCATCGAGTCTAAGCAGACCAAGGTCGGCAACATCGAGAACGGCATCG CCTGGTGTATTACGAAGCCAAAGCATGTCTGCTGCTAATATGTCCTCCTCTCCGAAGTCTGCGTCCTCCCCGAGAGTGGCGCGGAGCAAGACCATGTCTGCTGTCGTGCGGCGGTCGTACCCGACTACTGCCAACGAATTAGAGAAGAAACCAGTTGACAACGCTAGAGGAAGGGCTGTGATAAGCAGTACTTCAGATGATAGCGATGTGGAATCAAGCGACGCTTCCCAGACGAGACAGACTAAAGAATCGCGAAGGAAGAGCGACGAGTCCGATAAGAAGGGAGTTCAACTTATTCCTGAAAAGGAGGGGAAGCGACCGCTGTCGGCCCCCCGCCCCAACAAGACAGCTATGTTGAGAGCGTACAACAGCCGAGAAGCTGTGAAGAACAGTGGGGTTAAGAGCAAGACTGCAGTATCGGCGAAAGCGAGGACTGCTAAGAGCTCATCGCCGAACAATGGAAATTCAAGTGAATCTTCGCCGTCTGCGAGAGTGTGGAGTCCAAGTGTGAAAAGATCAACAAAGTCCTCTTCGGGCGATAGTATCCGTGAGGAAGAGGAGAATGGTACCAATTGTAGCTCGCCAGCAAGCGATGACGTCACACAGGAGGCGATAGACCAGGTTTTTTCTTCAGGCTCAGTCCAGCAACTTCCAGAGTCGCTTATAATGAAGCGGGATGATAATGTTAACAAGACTTTTGTGCTCG ATGACGGTAATGAGGACAATTCTGTTTCATCTCCCGAAGACACGTCCATACAAGCATGGGTCGGCGAAGCAGCCAGTGGTGAAAACGTTCTTGAGTGTAATGGCGTCGTCACGAAAAACACTGCACCGATGTCTCCGTCTCGTGAAGAACCAACGGAGATAAAACTTGAAACAACCAACACTAAAGGAATCAGCTTGCGTAGTAAGCTTATACCATTTGCACCCTTCTTGGAAAACCAGTCATATACGCCCCCCGTGTCTGATCTTCCTTTTGAACCTCCCAGTGATTCAGCCGACGACACATCCGGGAGGTCTCGTTGTTCTACAGCAGAGAGTAGGCCTATTTCGCCGGAGTCAGCGGTTTCGACCGCACCTGCTGCCTCCCCCTCGCCACCTTTGACTCCGAACTCTgcagcaaagaaaacatttgattttaagGGGGGAGCAACATCTTCGCAAAGCAGGAGGCAGTGGGGTGTCACTGATAAG CCTGTTGAGGATCTGATGTTGTCCTCAATTCACGCATTCTCCGTAGAGTTACGGCTAGCTTCGGAGTCCGTGCTTGGCAAAGTGAA AACTCTGTACGATGGAAGCGAGGAGCTAAACGGCACTGCAAGGTCAAGGACGGATTCTGACGCAAAACAGGAATCCAAGAGTGCCATTCCAGATTGGAAGAGCTCTCACGCG GAGATAGCTGGGATATTTCGAAACTTGCGAAAGGTTGAGCTTCGCCTTCGCA CGATGGAGCAGGCCTTATCCATCATGTGTGTCGCAGCTCAACGGGACCCTAATCAG TCTTTCCAAGAGAGGAAGATTTCAATGGTGGAAACGTCTAGCCTGG CCTCAGGCCAAAAATGGAGAGAGTTTAAAATCAAGGCTCGCCGGAATTCTTGGGCAGTGGAACACAGAAGCCAGTTCCCAGTTCCACCGGCGGAATCTGACGAGGAGGACGAGGACACTTCGTGA
- the LOC131780334 gene encoding serine-rich adhesin for platelets isoform X3: protein MNTAGEWGLLSPDGTLHKLCEPNFFVGRDDQMDLTLKSRSVDKQHAVITVNTQNKEYKLHDLGTLNGTFVNDSRVKQHPVDLKLRDNIRFGYDSNTFRVEPLPYRNGHSVLSDGKHYERQQLDENEHSMETVWEPPSERKLSIQSAAQQTNSDEDGCRSGTPDQDVLVYHGVPSPHSPHSPHSQYHPPYPHYPYMTPMYHHPPPVMCHCPSCAGHRSPVHSPHGGAPMGRFVHHQMGSHTNWAHGPAAVTGFQVRPRIQRPLSVPAEKHDMLVKGSPLYGQPPWWGWGSSDDEIYNYPNTATILESGDDQQPLALRKKKLSKKDALEMAQRRHSIGTVSVLSESRARIVTTRTSKNPELDKAMKQREEFVVFQKRSSLPGPGHNEQLSPVFENSTSRDWQLPNALHEPGELDSTSSVENSSGDGSEVHPRLGSSYEVPYIPDYDELPERPVSLKSDKGKIASQDASRKGSSEKQERIARKKPTSKVKKKIVSTDVPAKNGKALSGSRKHSSDTSESEYEPTSHPSRRSGLAAVASPSSIGVFGLTEVTLDESDRQEALSPAPLPSWVKQWTNSTNDRENASVYPVEVIDSSSTAEESAGSSAMSSSSHIPVPIESENSEDKSKPIKSISSSSLSRPRSATSRTASPGVLRSQSMSAANMSSSPKSASSPRVARSKTMSAVVRRSYPTTANELEKKPVDNARGRAVISSTSDDSDVESSDASQTRQTKESRRKSDESDKKGVQLIPEKEGKRPLSAPRPNKTAMLRAYNSREAVKNSGVKSKTAVSAKARTAKSSSPNNGNSSESSPSARVWSPSVKRSTKSSSGDSIREEEENGTNCSSPASDDVTQEAIDQVFSSGSVQQLPESLIMKRDDNVNKTFVLDDGNEDNSVSSPEDTSIQAWVGEAASGENVLECNGVVTKNTAPMSPSREEPTEIKLETTNTKGISLRSKLIPFAPFLENQSYTPPVSDLPFEPPSDSADDTSGRSRCSTAESRPISPESAVSTAPAASPSPPLTPNSAAKKTFDFKGGATSSQSRRQWGVTDKPVEDLMLSSIHAFSVELRLASESVLGKVKTLYDGSEELNGTARSRTDSDAKQESKSAIPDWKSSHAEIAGIFRNLRKVELRLRTMEQALSIMCVAAQRDPNQSFQERKISMVETSSLASGQKWREFKIKARRNSWAVEHRSQFPVPPAESDEEDEDTS from the exons ATGAATACAGCTGGTGAGTGGGGCCTTCTGAGTCCTGATGGCACACTGCACAAGCTATGTGAGCCAAATTTTTTTGTGGGAAGGGATGATCAGATGGATTTGACGCTGAAG tcaaGAAGTGTGGATAAGCAGCATGCTGTGATCACAGTGAATACACAGAACAAAGAGTACAAGTTACATGATCTTGGAACTTTGAATGGT ACATTTGTAAATGATTCAAGAGTAAAACAGCATCCAGTTGACTTGAAGCTAAGAGACAACATTCGTTTTGGATATGA CTCAAATACCTTTCGTGTGGAGCCACTTCCTTACAGAAATGGGCACTCAGTTCTCAGTGATGGCAAACATTATGAGAGACAGCAACTTGACGAAAATGAACATTCAATGGAAACAGTATGGGAG ccccCTTCTGAGAGGAAACTCTCTATCCAATCAGCTGCTCAGCAAACTAATTCAGATGAGGATGGTTGTCGTTCTGGAACCCCAGACCAAGATGTTCTTGTGTACCAT ggtGTTCCTTCGCCTCACTCGCCCCACTCTCCTCACTCTCAATACCACCCTCCCTACCCCCACTATCCTTACATGACGCCAATGTATCACCACCCTCCCCCTGTGATGTGTCATTGCCCGTCATGCGCTGGACATAGGTCACCAGTCCACTCCCCCCATGGTGGTGCCCCTATGGGAAGGTTTGTTCATCATCAGATGGGGTCACATACAAACTGGGCCCACGGGCCGGCAGCTGTAACAGGATTTCAAGTCAG aCCGAGAATACAAAGGCCCTTATCTG TCCCTGCTGAGAAACATGACATGTTAGTAAAGGGCAGTCCCTTGTATGGACAGCCTCCGTGGTGGGGCTGGGGCTCATCAGACGACGAGATCTACAATTACCCAAACACTGCCACAATTCTGGAGAGCGGCGACGATCAGCAGCCTCTTGCTCTGAGAAAGAAGAAACTCTCTAAGAAAGACGCGCTGGAAATGGCGCAAAGGAGGCACAGCATTGGGACTGTATCGGTGTTGTCTGAGTCCAGAGCACGGATTGTCACAACAAGGACTTCTAAAAACCCCGAGCTGGACAAGGCGATGAAGCAACGAGAGGAATTTGTTGTCTTTCAGAAGAGGTCTTCTCTACCAGGGCCGGGTCATAACGAGCAGTTATCTCCCGTGTTTGAAAATTCTACCAGTAGAGACTGGCAATTACCAAATGCGCTTCACGAGCCGGGAGAGCTTGATTCGACGTCTTCGGTGGAGAATTCTTCGGGTGACGGAAGCGAAGTGCACCCTAGACTCGGGTCTTCTTACGAAGTTCCTTACATACCGGACTATGATGAACTTCCAGAAAGGCCTGTAAGTCTGAAAAGCGATAAAGGTAAAATAGCATCCCAGGATGCTTCACGGAAGGGTTCATCAGAGAAGCAAGAGAGAATCGCGAGGAAAAAACCTACCagtaaagttaaaaagaaaattgtttccaCTGATGTCCCGGCAAAGAACGGAAAAGCATTGTCAG GCTCCAGAAAACATTCAAGTGATACCAGTGAGTCTGAGTACGAGCCGACCTCACACCCTTCACGTCGATCGGGATTAGCAGCTGTCGCTTCCCCTTCTTCCATTGGTGTGTTTGGTCTGACGGAGGTGACTCTCGATGAATCCGATAGACAAGAG GCACTATCGCCAGCCCCCCTTCCAAGTTGGGTAAAACAGTGGACGAATTCTACAAACGATCGTG AGAACGCTTCAGTTTATCCAGTTGAGGTCATCGATTCATCTAGTACGGCTGAAGAGTCTGCGGGAAGCAGTGCCATGTCTTCTTCGAGTCACATTCCAGTTCCTATAGAATCTGAAAACTCCG AAGACAAGTCCAAACCCATCAAGAGCATTTCGTCATCGAGTCTAAGCAGACCAAGGTCGGCAACATCGAGAACGGCATCG CCTGGTGTATTACGAAGCCAAAGCATGTCTGCTGCTAATATGTCCTCCTCTCCGAAGTCTGCGTCCTCCCCGAGAGTGGCGCGGAGCAAGACCATGTCTGCTGTCGTGCGGCGGTCGTACCCGACTACTGCCAACGAATTAGAGAAGAAACCAGTTGACAACGCTAGAGGAAGGGCTGTGATAAGCAGTACTTCAGATGATAGCGATGTGGAATCAAGCGACGCTTCCCAGACGAGACAGACTAAAGAATCGCGAAGGAAGAGCGACGAGTCCGATAAGAAGGGAGTTCAACTTATTCCTGAAAAGGAGGGGAAGCGACCGCTGTCGGCCCCCCGCCCCAACAAGACAGCTATGTTGAGAGCGTACAACAGCCGAGAAGCTGTGAAGAACAGTGGGGTTAAGAGCAAGACTGCAGTATCGGCGAAAGCGAGGACTGCTAAGAGCTCATCGCCGAACAATGGAAATTCAAGTGAATCTTCGCCGTCTGCGAGAGTGTGGAGTCCAAGTGTGAAAAGATCAACAAAGTCCTCTTCGGGCGATAGTATCCGTGAGGAAGAGGAGAATGGTACCAATTGTAGCTCGCCAGCAAGCGATGACGTCACACAGGAGGCGATAGACCAGGTTTTTTCTTCAGGCTCAGTCCAGCAACTTCCAGAGTCGCTTATAATGAAGCGGGATGATAATGTTAACAAGACTTTTGTGCTCG ATGACGGTAATGAGGACAATTCTGTTTCATCTCCCGAAGACACGTCCATACAAGCATGGGTCGGCGAAGCAGCCAGTGGTGAAAACGTTCTTGAGTGTAATGGCGTCGTCACGAAAAACACTGCACCGATGTCTCCGTCTCGTGAAGAACCAACGGAGATAAAACTTGAAACAACCAACACTAAAGGAATCAGCTTGCGTAGTAAGCTTATACCATTTGCACCCTTCTTGGAAAACCAGTCATATACGCCCCCCGTGTCTGATCTTCCTTTTGAACCTCCCAGTGATTCAGCCGACGACACATCCGGGAGGTCTCGTTGTTCTACAGCAGAGAGTAGGCCTATTTCGCCGGAGTCAGCGGTTTCGACCGCACCTGCTGCCTCCCCCTCGCCACCTTTGACTCCGAACTCTgcagcaaagaaaacatttgattttaagGGGGGAGCAACATCTTCGCAAAGCAGGAGGCAGTGGGGTGTCACTGATAAG CCTGTTGAGGATCTGATGTTGTCCTCAATTCACGCATTCTCCGTAGAGTTACGGCTAGCTTCGGAGTCCGTGCTTGGCAAAGTGAA AACTCTGTACGATGGAAGCGAGGAGCTAAACGGCACTGCAAGGTCAAGGACGGATTCTGACGCAAAACAGGAATCCAAGAGTGCCATTCCAGATTGGAAGAGCTCTCACGCG GAGATAGCTGGGATATTTCGAAACTTGCGAAAGGTTGAGCTTCGCCTTCGCA CGATGGAGCAGGCCTTATCCATCATGTGTGTCGCAGCTCAACGGGACCCTAATCAG TCTTTCCAAGAGAGGAAGATTTCAATGGTGGAAACGTCTAGCCTGG CCTCAGGCCAAAAATGGAGAGAGTTTAAAATCAAGGCTCGCCGGAATTCTTGGGCAGTGGAACACAGAAGCCAGTTCCCAGTTCCACCGGCGGAATCTGACGAGGAGGACGAGGACACTTCGTGA